One Vigna unguiculata cultivar IT97K-499-35 chromosome 7, ASM411807v1, whole genome shotgun sequence genomic region harbors:
- the LOC114191403 gene encoding uncharacterized protein LOC114191403 → MRDTRRNLNPPLKRVDKRYSPYVAATSLSRPRRGMGARQSSAKIGTQTEALANKDISKDLKWPDPTNRILGRNIKEWCEFHRTYGHHTEQCVTLASQLQRLRRGTTGEKPTLAETQPAEKSDHVSPVFADLNTIAGGFSGGGSTSASRKRYARGAIMTTTFVPRKSTPVISFTDEDRADVVPHEDDPVVISVIAMGRWVHQVLVDQGSSADVLFWDAFAGLGVPMDQLRPFDGVLVGFAGDSVEVRGYTDLRTTFSDGEAAKTITVRYIVVKSTSSYNVLLGRPSLNRLEAVVSTAHLKVKFPTERGQVVTLRVDQAVVRKCYENSLKVRRPMYALSLCGSRGESFADFDPRVGVEDKRPQPVGEVEEIGLDVDKKVKIGGGLDPTFQAELIKVLQKHSSSFAWSVEDMVGIDHSVITHRLNVDPNAKPRIQRRRKMAPEKLVAVREETKKLLTARHIREIQYPEWLANVVMVRKSNGKWRMCVDFSDLNSVCPKDSYPLPSIDMLVDNASDCGLLSFMDAYSGYNQIGMHPEDEEKTAFMGEAATYCYRVMPFGLKNAGATYQRLMDRILKPLPKRKVQAYVDDMVVASTTAAAHAADLEELFVTINKYGLKLNPDKCVFGVKAGKFLGFLLTERGIETNPDKCAAILSMRSPTNVKEVQRLTGRIATLSRFLPRAGDQGHPYFECLRKGKGFQWTDECEKAFQQLKEQLGCPPILCRPVIGKPLKLYVTVTDQAISAALMQDQEKEQRLIYFVSKTLRGAEARYQKIEKVALAVIFSTRRLRHYFQAHSVSVMTDQPIKQILQKPEVSGRLAKWAIELSEYDISFEPRGPIKAQVLSDFLAELTPSPAQHEAPEATWILSVDGASNSKGSGAGIILENPQGALIEQSLHFAFRASNNQAEYEALVAGMLLAKELGIYNLLAKSDSLLVTGQVSGEFQAKDPLLSRYLDVVHTLAAHFRSFKLIHVPREQNSRADLLSKLASFSRPGRQRSVIRETLVTPRVSEVESDVQVCALGVMATGQEQSGSWMTPYIVYLADGHLPEDQAVAQVIKKNAARYTLIDGKLFRRSFSRPLLICVASEVGRRLITELHEGTCGSHVGGRALSLRVLRAGYYWPTLKADCQEHVKKCSQCQVHADIHRAPPEELHSISTPWPFHTWGIDILGPFPIATRQRKFLIVAIEYFTKWIEADPVATISANMVKAFLWKRIICRFGVPNRLISDNGTQFTASSVRDACKAWGIRQVFTSVEHPQTNGQTEAANRVILRALRRRVTTAKSVWPEELPGILLAYHTTPQSTTRETPFSLVYGTDAVLPLEIGQPSFRVRTFSIALTEDGTRANLDLLDEVRDAARITSEAMKRRVEARYKSKVVPRSFVRSDLVLRRAHPLQIEDKLSPKWTGPFRIKQVLPKGAYVLETLDGLEIPRTWNAASLRFYFS, encoded by the coding sequence ATGCGAGATACCCGACGTAATCTCAACCCTCCTCTCAAAAGGGTGGATAAAAGGTACTCACCTTACGTCGCTGCCACTTCACTCTCCCGACCCCGCCGAGGAATGGGAGCTAGGCAAAGTTCTGCAAAGATCGGGACCCAGACAGAAGCCCTAGCAAACAAAGACATTTCAAAGGACCTCAAATGGCCGGATCCAACCAACAGGATCCTCGGAAGGAACATCAAGGAATGGTGTGAGTTCCATCGGACATATGGACATCACACCGAGCAATGCGTCACCTTGGCGAGTCAATTACAAAGGTTAAGGAGAGGAACCACCGGGGAAAAACCGACGCTAGCAGAAACCCAGCCTGCAGAAAAATCCGACCATGTGTCGCCAGTGTTCGCGGATCTGAATACAATAGCGGGGGGATTTTCAGGAGGAGGCTCCACCTCCGCAAGCAGAAAGAGGTACGCGCGAGGCGCAATAATGACCACGACCTTCGTGCCACGCAAATCCACGCCCGTAATTTCATTCACCGACGAAGATCGGGCCGACGTCGTCCCACACGAAGACGATCCCGTAGTAATCTCTGTTATTGCAATGGGACGATGGGTTCACCAGGTCCTAGTAGATCAGGGAAGTTCGGCAGACGTGCTATTTTGGGATGCGTTCGCCGGGTTGGGGGTTCCGATGGACCAACTCCGTCCATTCGATGGAGTCCTGGTGGGATTTGCGGGAGATTCTGTGGAGGTCAGAGGATATACAGACTTGAGAACAACCTTCTCGGACGGCGAAGCGGCAAAGACGATAACCGTGCGATATATAGTCGTAAAGTCTACCTCATCATACAACGTTCTCCTAGGTCGGCCGTCCCTAAACCGGCTGGAAGCGGTTGTGTCCACGGCTCATCTAAAGGTGAAATTCCCCACAGAGAGAGGGCAGGTTGTTACGCTGAGGGTTGATCAGGCAGTTGTGAGGAAATGCTATGAAAATAGTCTAAAAGTGAGGAGACCCATGTACGCCCTCTCCTTATGTGGCTCCCGGGGGGAGAGCTTTGCCGATTTTGACCCCCGCGTAGGAGTGGAGGACAAGAGGCCCCAGCCCGTGGGCGAGGTAGAAGAAATTGGCCTGGATGTCGACAAGAAGGTCAAGATAGGAGGAGGACTCGATCCGACATTCCAAGCCGAGCTGATTAAAGTCCTCCAAAAGCATAGCAGCTCCTTCGCATGGAGCGTGGAGGACATGGTAGGCATAGACCACAGCGTGATCACCCACCGACTCAATGTGGATCCAAACGCTAAGCCCCGAATTCAGCGCAGAAGGAAGATGGCACCAGAAAAATTGGTAGCAGTCAGGGAGGAAACCAAAAAACTCCTCACAGCAAGGCATATAAGAGAAATCCAGTACCCGGAATGGTTGGCGAATGTGGTCATGGTACGCAAATCAAACGGaaaatggcggatgtgtgtcGATTTCTCTGATTTGAACAGTGTTTGCCCTAAAGACTCGTATCCTCTGCCAAGCATCGACATGCTGGTCGATAATGCCTCGGATTGTGGGCTCCTGTCCTTCATGGATGCATACTCGGGGTACAACCAGATCGGCATGCACCcggaagatgaagaaaaaacaGCATTCATGGGAGAAGCCGCAACCTATTGTTACAGggttatgccttttggccttAAGAATGCCGGGGCCACCTATCAGCGCTTGATGGATCGGATTCTCAAGCCATTACCTAAGCGTAAAGTGCAGGCATACGTGGATGATATGGTGGTCGCCTCCACCACGGCCGCCGCACACGCAGCGGATCTGGAAGAACTGTTTGTCACGATCAACAAATACGGCCTGAAGCTCAACCCAGATAAGTGTGTTTTTGGAGTAAAGGCGGGGAAATTCCTGGGTTTCCTACTGACTGAAAGGGGCATCGAGACCAACCCGGATAAATGCGCGGCGATCTTGAGTATGAGAAGCCCGACCAACGTGAAGGAAGTGCAAAGGTTAACGGGGAGAATCGCGACGCTATCTCGGTTCCTACCACGGGCCGGAGATCAAGGTCACCCATATTTTGAATGTCTTCGCAAAGGGAAGGGTTTCCAGTGGACCGACGAGTGTGAAAAGGCatttcaacaactcaaggaGCAGTTGGGTTGCCCACCGATCTTATGCCGCCCAGTAATCGGAAAACCCCTAAAACTGTACGTAACTGTAACAGACCAAGCCATAAGCGCCGCTCTGATGCAAGATCAGGAGAAAGAGCAAAGACTCATTTACTTCGTCAGCAAAACGCTCAGAGGAGCTGAGGCCAGATACCAGAAGATCGAAAAAGTTGCATTGGCTGTGATCTTTTCCACACGCCGGCTACGTCATTATTTCCAAGCGCATTCGGTCTCGGTGATGACCGATCAGCCCATAAAGCAGATTCTTCAAAAGCCCGAGGTCTCTGGACGACTCGCGAAATGGGCCATTGAGCTCTCCGAGTACGATATCTCTTTTGAGCCCCGTGGCCCAATAAAAGCACAGGTTCTATCTGATTTCTTAGCCGAATTAACACCTTCACCCGCCCAACACGAGGCACCAGAGGCGACTTGGATCTTATCAGTGGACGGCGCCTCGAACTCCAAAGGGAGCGGAGCAGGGATTATCCTGGAGAACCCACAAGGAGCTCTGATCGAGCAGTCGCTTCATTTCGCTTTTCGCGCCAGCAACAATCAGGCAGAATACGAGGCCCTGGTAGCTGGGATGCTACTCGCCAAAGAGCTCGGAATCTACAACCTTTTAGCGAAAAGTGACTCCCTATTGGTCACGGGACAGGTATCAGGGGAGTTCCAGGCGAAGGACCCTCTGCTATCCCGATATCTGGATGTTGTCCACACGTTAGCCGCTCATTTCCGCTCCTTCAAATTAATACATGTACCGCGGGAGCAAAATTCACGTGCGGACCTATTGTCTAAATTAGCCAGCTTCTCACGACCAGGCCGACAGAGATCAGTGATACGTGAAACCTTGGTGACACCCAGGGTATCGGAAGTGGAATCCGATGTGCAAGTCTGCGCACTTGGTGTCATGGCGACCGGCCAGGAACAGTCCGGCTCTTGGATGACTCCCTACATTGTATATCTAGCGGATGGTCACCTCCCTGAGGATCAAGCAGTAGCTcaggtaataaaaaaaaacgcGGCCAGATACACCCTGATAGATGGCAAATTATTCAGACGGAGCTTCAGTCGGCCTCTTCTCATCTGCGTAGCATCGGAAGTCGGTAGGCGCTTGATTACCGAGCTCCACGAGGGCACATGTGGAAGCCATGTAGGAGGTAGAGCATTATCCCTTAGAGTTTTGCGTGCAGGGTATTATTGGCCAACTCTAAAAGCTGACTGCCAGGAACACGTCAAAAAATGTTCCCAGTGCCAAGTGCATGCCGACATCCATCGCGCCCCACCAGAGGAATTACATTCAATAAGTACTCCATGGCCGTTTCATACTTGGGGTATTGACATCCTAGGTCCGTTCCCGATAGCAACCCGGCAGCGGAAGTTTTTGATAGTAGCCATTGAATACTTCACGAAGTGGATCGAGGCCGACCCAGTGGCGACCATATCAGCAAATATGGTAAAAGCTTTCTTATGGAAGAGAATCATCTGCCGATTCGGGGTCCCTAACCGGCTAATTTCTGATAATGGAACACAATTCACTGCCTCAAGCGTCCGAGATGCCTGCAAAGCTTGGGGAATCCGTCAAGTATTCACCTCGGTCGAACATCCGCAGACCAATGGTCAGACTGAAGCTGCAAACCGAGTCATCTTAAGGGCGTTGCGTCGTCGCGTTACCACTGCGAAATCGGTCTGGCCGGAAGAACTGCCCGGGATTCTACTAGCATACCATACCACTCCGCAGTCTACAACGCGTGAAACACCTTTCAGTTTGGTCTATGGCACAGACGCAGTCCTCCCATTGGAAATCGGACAGCCATCTTTCCGCGTAAGAACTTTCTCAATCGCCCTTACCGAGGACGGCACGAGAGCAAATCTGGACTTACTCGACGAGGTCCGGGACGCGGCCAGGATCACCAGTGAGGCGATGAAGAGGCGAGTCGAAGCCAGATACAAATCTAAGGTCGTCCCACGCTCCTTTGTGAGATCCGATCTCGTCTTAAGGAGAGCGCATCCTTTACAGATTGAAGACAAGCTCTCCCCGAAGTGGACAGGGCCATTTCGCATCAAGCAGGTACTCCCAAAGGGCGCGTACGTTTTGGAGACGTTGGATGGGCTGGAAATCCCCCGAACATGGAACGCGGCGAGCCTTCGTTTCTATTTTAGCTGA